In Amycolatopsis jiangsuensis, the following proteins share a genomic window:
- the shbA gene encoding RNA polymerase sigma factor ShbA — translation MAALREADTALTDALRAAIDLEGTLFRVHRDAAVPRPSDGWPRLDGPVDAAVAGDPEAVSRLLAAVHPLVVRYCRARIGGLARGYAAADDLAQETCLALLTALPGYRRQGKPFLAFVYGIAQHKVADAHRTAARDRTEPIPDPPEAADPADGPQERALRGELNTQLARLLRVLPDRQREIVLLRVVLGLSAEETAEAVDSTPGAVRVAQHRALSRLRTELPRGGL, via the coding sequence ATGGCCGCGCTGAGGGAAGCGGACACCGCACTCACCGACGCCCTGCGCGCCGCGATCGACCTGGAGGGCACGCTTTTCCGGGTCCACCGCGATGCCGCGGTACCGCGGCCGTCGGACGGCTGGCCCCGCCTCGACGGCCCGGTGGACGCCGCGGTGGCGGGCGACCCGGAGGCGGTTTCCCGGTTGCTCGCCGCGGTGCACCCCCTCGTCGTGCGGTACTGCCGGGCCCGGATCGGCGGACTGGCCCGTGGTTACGCCGCCGCCGACGACCTCGCCCAGGAGACGTGCCTTGCCCTGCTGACCGCGTTGCCCGGCTACCGCAGGCAGGGAAAGCCGTTCCTGGCCTTCGTCTACGGCATCGCCCAGCACAAGGTCGCCGACGCCCACCGCACGGCGGCCCGCGACCGCACCGAGCCGATCCCCGATCCACCGGAAGCGGCCGACCCGGCGGACGGCCCGCAGGAGCGGGCACTGCGCGGGGAACTGAACACCCAGCTGGCGCGGTTGCTGCGCGTCCTGCCGGACCGCCAACGCGAGATCGTCCTGCTGCGAGTGGTACTGGGCCTGTCCGCGGAGGAAACCGCGGAAGCAGTGGACTCGACCCCCGGCGCGGTCCGGGTCGCGCAACACCGCGCACTGTCCCGGCTGCGAACGGAACTCCCGCGCGGCGGGCTTTAG
- a CDS encoding MDR family MFS transporter, translated as MSRGQVLQAMSGLMMGIFVAILAGTVVANALPRIVSELGGSQSSYTWVVTTELLAMTATVPLWGKLADLYSKKLLIQVSLGLFVVGSLIAGLAPSIEVLIGSRIAQGIGGGGLTALAQVIMAAIVSPRELGKFSGVFGAVFAVGTVAGPLIGGVVVDTAWLGWRWCFFLGIPFALAAILLLQRTLKLPTVRREATVDYLGAFLIMLGVSTLLVWSSLAGSQFAWGSWQTAVLVPAGVLVLALAGWVESKVREPVVPLALFRNRTVSLATLASFLVGVAMFGGTVFLSQYFQLSLGKSPTVAGLMSLPMIFGLLVSSTVSGQLISRTGRWKPFLLAGSVLMAAGLALLGLVDAHSSVLELSLFMFVLGVGVGMLNQNLVLVTQNDVPAADLGAATSTLSFFRSLGGSIGVSALGAVLASRVGTLITEGLGPAAALPGGGSGKVPELSTLPEPIAAVIREAYGVATSDLFLISAPIALLVVLAVAFLRHQPLKTRSGMERLADEAAGAPR; from the coding sequence ATGAGCCGGGGGCAGGTGTTGCAGGCGATGTCCGGGCTGATGATGGGCATCTTCGTCGCCATCCTGGCCGGCACCGTGGTGGCCAACGCGCTGCCGCGGATCGTCTCCGAGCTCGGCGGCTCGCAGTCCTCCTACACCTGGGTCGTGACCACCGAACTGCTCGCGATGACCGCCACCGTTCCGTTGTGGGGCAAGCTCGCCGACCTCTACAGCAAGAAGCTGCTGATCCAGGTGTCCCTCGGGCTGTTCGTGGTCGGTTCGCTGATCGCCGGGCTGGCGCCGAGCATCGAGGTGCTGATCGGCAGCCGGATCGCCCAGGGCATCGGCGGCGGCGGGCTGACCGCGCTCGCCCAGGTGATCATGGCGGCCATCGTGTCGCCACGCGAACTCGGCAAGTTCTCCGGGGTGTTCGGCGCGGTGTTCGCGGTGGGCACGGTGGCGGGCCCGCTGATCGGCGGCGTGGTCGTGGACACCGCGTGGCTCGGCTGGCGCTGGTGCTTCTTCCTCGGGATACCGTTCGCGCTCGCCGCCATCCTGCTGCTGCAACGCACGCTGAAGCTGCCGACCGTGCGCCGCGAGGCCACAGTGGACTACCTGGGGGCGTTCCTGATCATGCTCGGGGTGTCCACCCTGCTGGTCTGGTCCTCGCTCGCCGGGTCGCAGTTCGCCTGGGGCTCCTGGCAGACCGCGGTGCTCGTGCCGGCCGGGGTGCTGGTGCTCGCGCTCGCCGGGTGGGTCGAGTCGAAGGTGCGCGAGCCGGTCGTCCCGCTGGCGTTGTTCCGCAACCGCACCGTCTCGCTGGCCACCCTCGCGAGCTTCCTGGTGGGAGTGGCGATGTTCGGCGGTACCGTGTTCCTGTCCCAGTACTTCCAGCTGTCACTGGGGAAGTCGCCGACGGTGGCCGGGCTGATGAGCCTGCCGATGATTTTCGGCCTGCTGGTGTCCTCGACCGTGTCCGGCCAGCTGATCAGCCGGACCGGCCGGTGGAAGCCGTTCCTGCTGGCCGGCTCGGTGCTGATGGCGGCGGGGCTGGCCCTGCTCGGCCTGGTCGACGCGCACAGCAGCGTGCTCGAACTGAGCCTGTTCATGTTCGTGCTCGGGGTCGGCGTGGGCATGCTCAACCAGAACCTCGTGCTGGTGACCCAGAACGACGTGCCCGCCGCGGATCTGGGCGCGGCCACCTCGACCCTGTCGTTCTTCCGCAGCCTCGGCGGATCGATCGGGGTGAGCGCGCTCGGCGCGGTGCTGGCCAGCCGGGTCGGCACGCTCATCACCGAGGGCCTGGGCCCGGCCGCGGCGCTGCCCGGCGGTGGCAGCGGCAAGGTGCCGGAGCTGAGCACGCTGCCGGAGCCGATTGCGGCGGTGATCCGCGAGGCCTACGGCGTGGCGACCAGTGATCTGTTCCTGATCAGCGCGCCGATCGCACTACTGGTCGTCCTCGCCGTGGCGTTCCTGCGGCACCAGCCGTTGAAAACGCGCAGCGGTATGGAACGGCTCGCCGACGAGGCCGCCGGAGCACCGCGGTAA
- a CDS encoding TetR/AcrR family transcriptional regulator, whose amino-acid sequence MSTPPAGLRERKKLETHRTLSATAVRLIGEYGLDQVTVDDIAAEAGVSTRTFFNYFASKEDSVLIPHADREQRMTRMLERFAAQPPELGSLAALLAASRADLVEIDRDPREWLTRLRIVLDNPGLTLRALALDAETFAPLAAAVARRSGTDPAKDVFPTLVLSLLGGTISATLRLWSESDGTRPLVELFDEAAALATGLAGPA is encoded by the coding sequence ATGTCCACGCCTCCGGCCGGCCTGCGCGAGCGCAAGAAGCTCGAGACCCACCGCACCCTCTCGGCCACCGCGGTACGGCTGATCGGCGAATATGGTCTGGACCAGGTCACCGTCGACGACATCGCCGCGGAAGCCGGGGTCTCCACCCGCACCTTCTTCAACTACTTCGCGTCCAAAGAGGACTCCGTACTGATTCCGCACGCGGACCGCGAGCAGCGGATGACGCGGATGCTGGAGCGGTTCGCCGCCCAGCCGCCGGAGCTGGGCTCGCTGGCCGCGCTGCTCGCCGCGAGCCGCGCGGACCTCGTGGAGATCGACCGCGACCCGCGGGAATGGCTGACCCGGCTGCGGATCGTCCTGGACAACCCCGGGCTCACGCTGCGCGCGCTGGCGCTGGACGCGGAGACGTTCGCACCGCTCGCCGCGGCGGTCGCCCGGCGCAGCGGGACCGATCCGGCGAAGGACGTGTTCCCCACGCTCGTGCTGTCCCTGCTGGGCGGCACGATCTCCGCCACCCTGCGGCTCTGGTCCGAATCGGACGGAACCCGGCCGCTGGTGGAGCTGTTCGACGAGGCCGCGGCACTGGCCACCGGTCTCGCCGGCCCCGCCTGA
- a CDS encoding WhiB family transcriptional regulator encodes MELTTTSWLARAACQDEDPELFFPISDVGPGARQVAQAKAVCARCPVRQECLSYALDNGLANGIFGGTTELERRKLVRTGTGERTAGHRAA; translated from the coding sequence ATGGAACTCACGACCACCAGCTGGCTCGCCCGTGCGGCGTGCCAGGACGAGGACCCGGAACTGTTCTTCCCGATTTCGGATGTGGGCCCCGGGGCCCGGCAGGTCGCCCAGGCGAAGGCGGTGTGCGCGCGCTGCCCGGTCCGCCAGGAGTGCCTTTCCTACGCTCTCGACAACGGCCTGGCCAACGGCATCTTCGGGGGCACCACCGAGCTGGAGCGCCGGAAGCTGGTCCGTACCGGCACCGGAGAGCGAACCGCCGGACATCGAGCCGCCTGA
- a CDS encoding LysR substrate-binding domain-containing protein has protein sequence MLDPRLCRSFLAVAETRSFTAAARRLGVGQPTVSQHIRRLEREAGGLLFARDTHAVDLTARGQAMLGFAQTIVDTEDRAARHFRGTQVRGRVRFGASEDFALGVLPEILRRLRQSHPLVDVELHVELSDVLAERLTEGRLDLVLGKRRPGVSGPGRVLHREPLVWIGSPATTLEPGQPVPLVQYPMPSVTRRLAVEALERAGLEWRAACLTSSLTGLRAAATAGLGITVHARSLVPDDLVELPVGQGLPDPGDVDFVLLSRDLVEGPVAALADFVTARLGDD, from the coding sequence ATGCTGGACCCCCGGTTGTGCCGCTCCTTCCTCGCCGTCGCTGAAACCCGGAGTTTCACCGCGGCCGCGCGGCGGCTGGGGGTGGGCCAGCCCACTGTCAGCCAGCACATCCGGCGGCTGGAGCGCGAGGCGGGCGGACTGCTGTTCGCCAGGGACACGCACGCGGTCGACCTGACCGCGCGGGGGCAGGCGATGCTCGGCTTCGCGCAGACCATTGTGGACACCGAAGACCGCGCGGCCCGGCACTTCCGGGGCACGCAAGTGCGTGGCCGGGTCCGGTTCGGCGCCTCCGAGGACTTCGCGCTCGGGGTGCTGCCGGAGATCCTGCGCCGGCTGCGGCAGAGCCATCCGCTCGTCGATGTGGAGCTGCACGTCGAGCTGTCCGACGTGCTGGCCGAGCGGCTCACCGAAGGCCGGCTGGACCTGGTGCTCGGCAAACGCCGCCCGGGCGTGTCAGGGCCCGGGCGGGTGCTGCACCGCGAGCCGCTGGTGTGGATCGGCTCCCCGGCGACCACGCTGGAGCCCGGTCAGCCGGTACCGCTCGTGCAGTACCCGATGCCGTCGGTGACCCGGCGGCTGGCGGTCGAGGCACTGGAACGCGCGGGCCTCGAATGGCGCGCGGCCTGCCTCACCTCCAGCCTGACCGGCCTGCGCGCCGCGGCCACCGCCGGACTGGGCATCACAGTGCACGCCCGCAGCCTGGTCCCCGACGACCTCGTCGAACTGCCCGTCGGACAAGGCCTGCCCGACCCGGGTGACGTCGATTTCGTGCTGCTGTCCCGCGACCTCGTGGAGGGCCCGGTGGCCGCACTGGCGGACTTCGTGACGGCACGACTCGGCGACGACTAG